One stretch of Hevea brasiliensis isolate MT/VB/25A 57/8 chromosome 12, ASM3005281v1, whole genome shotgun sequence DNA includes these proteins:
- the LOC131171386 gene encoding uncharacterized protein LOC131171386, with product MEKKILDYTLVPLGLAIMVAYHLWLFNRIMNHPSKTVIGVNTINRRFWVQAMMEDSAKNGVLAVQTLRNNIMASTLLASTAIMLSSVIAVLMTSGTRGDRSAWIFEFGDASELGLSIKFFSILVCFLVAFLLNVQSIRYYSHASILINVPFKKLLPDHNHHHLTAEYVARSVNRGSYFWSLGLRAFYFSFPLFLWIFGPIPMFLCCFVLVFMLYFLDVTFECSWAVYDHKDQDIETQNQV from the coding sequence ATGGAGAAAAAAATTCTTGACTACACCTTGGTTCCTCTGGGGCTGGCTATAATGGTGGCGTATCACTTATGGCTTTTCAATCGAATCATGAACCACCCTTCCAAGACTGTTATTGGTGTCAATACCATCAATCGCCGCTTCTGGGTTCAGGCCATGATGGAGGACTCTGCCAAGAATGGAGTTCTTGCTGTGCAGACTCTGCGAAACAATATAATGGCATCTACCCTTTTGGCATCCACCGCAATCATGCTCAGCTCCGTTATTGCGGTGCTCATGACCAGCGGCACCAGAGGTGATCGATCTGCTTGGATTTTTGAGTTTGGAGATGCCAGTGAACTGGGATTGTCTATAAAGTTCTTCTCTATATTGGTATGTTTCTTGGTGGCTTTCTTGCTGAACGTGCAATCCATCAGGTATTATAGCCATGCAAGCATCCTCATTAACGTGCCGTTCAAGAAATTGTTACCTgatcacaaccaccaccatctgaCGGCAGAGTATGTGGCTAGGTCCGTCAATAGGGGTAGCTATTTTTGGTCGTTAGGATTACGTGCCTTCTACTTCTCTTTCCCTCTGTTTTTGTGGATCTTTGGGCCCATTCCTATGTTTTTGTGTTGTTTTGTCCTGGTTTTCATGCTCTATTTTCTGGATGTCACCTTCGAGTGTAGCTGGGCTGTTTATGACCACAAGGACCAGGATATTGAGACCCAAAATCAAGTTTGA
- the LOC131169127 gene encoding uncharacterized protein LOC131169127 isoform X2 gives MAVKAMLELADCLRLNLEAAIKEDADWYNRFMPLSQMIMELVINRSLVRMIQQVIDEDGSVKDSASPALRRSRDQVRILEKKLYQLLDSIIRKDMKEASFLEATNVDGRWCIKSGTNQLTSFKGLLLSSDSGTGSILEPLSAVPLNDELQRTRASVAKAETDVLLVLTEKMQKDLDDIEKVLKNVIQLDVINARATYSISFEGACPDLYLPEDIDGSFSAESSEKKASKAPYAFKREWLLYIPKAYHPLLLQQHRQNLQKAEKDAKNAAAVSAVEQVHPVPIDLFIAQKTRVLVITGPNTGGKTICLKTVGLTAMMGKSGLYVLSSESARLPWFDYILADIGDEQSLSQSLSTFSGHLKQISDIRSQSTNQSLVLLDEVGAGTNPLEGAALGMSLLESFADGGALLTIATTHHGELKSLKYSNGTFENACMEFDEVNLKPTYRILWGIPGRSNAINISEKLGLPGIVISNARELYGAASAEINEVIIDMERFKQDFQELLDEAQLHLMLSRNLHEKLLLAGRKIVEHGSGQRHWKMQEISKAAAVARSTLHKKVRQLRAYLAKPSEPPTANKRKLLTSDQCPTVDNSGNTTASRSLSAVEIRTQSPSVRTELPQVGDTVYVSSLGRKATVLRVDQSKEEIVVQAGNMKLKLKLMDIGT, from the exons ATGGCTGTTAAAGCTATGTTAGAGCTTGCTGATTGTTTGCGGCTTAATCTTGAAGCTGCAATCAAGGAAGACGCTGATTGGTACAATCGCTTTATGCCTCTTTCCCAAATG ATAATGGAACTGGTTATAAATCGATCATTAGTTAGGATGATACAGCAAGTTATAGATGAAGATGGCTCTGTCAAAGACTCTGCt AGTCCTGCCCTGAGAAGATCACGTGATCAAGTACGGATACTTGAAAAAAAG TTATATCAGTTATTGGACAGCATAATTAGGAAGGATATGAAAGAAGCATCATTTCTG GAAGCAACTAATGTTGACGGCAGATGGTGTATAAAATCAGGGACTAATCAGCTGACAAGTTTCAAGGGCCTACTGTTGTCAAG TGATTCAGGCACAGGAAGCATTTTAGAACCACTCTCAGCTGTTCCTTTGAATGATGAGTTACAAAGAACAAGAGCATCAGTGGCAAAGGCAGAGACAGATGTGCTTTTGGTGTTGACAGAAAAG ATGCAAAAGGATCTTGATGACATTGAAAAAGTATTGAAAAACGTAATTCAACTAGATGTG ATCAATGCCCGAGCAACTTATAGTATTTCATTTGAAGGTGCATGCCCTGATTTATATCTGCCGGAAGACATTGATGGATCCTTCTCTGCTGAATCATCAGAGAAGAAAGCTTCAAAGGCACCATACGCCTTTAAGAGAGAGTGGCTATTGTATATACCCAAAGCTTATCATCCTTTATTACTTCAGCAGCATCGACAAAATTTGCAGAAGGCGGAGAAGGATGCCAAAAATGCTGCTGCT GTTTCTGCAGTGGAACAAGTTCATCCAGTTCCAATTGATCTTTTTATTGCCCAGAAAACGAGAGTCCTGGTTATAACCGGTCCTAATACAGGGGGAAAAACCATTTGCTTAAAGACTGTTGGATTGACTGCTATGATGGGCAAATCAG GTCTTTATGTTTTGTCTTCTGAATCTGCACGACTTCCTTGGTTTGATTACATTTTAGCTGATATTGGCGATGAGCAGTCGTTGTCCCAATCTTTATCTACATTCTCtggccatttgaaacaaataagt GACATTCGGTCTCAGTCAACAAATCAGTCACTGGTGCTACTGGATGAA GTTGGTGCAGGGACAAATCCGCTTGAAGGAGCTGCACTGGGGATGTCACTGCTGGAATCATTTGCTGACGGTGGTGCTTTATTGACAATAGCTACAACGCATCATGGTGAACTTAAATCCCTGAAATACAG TAATGGCACCTTTGAAAATGCTTGCATGGAGTTTGATGAAGTGAATCTAAAGCCAACTTACAGGATTCTTTGGGGAATACCAG GTCGTTCAAATGCCATCAACATATCTGAAAAGTTGGGACTGCCGGGCATAGTTATTAGTAATGCTCGAGAATTATATGGTGCTGCTAGTGCAGAGATTAATGAG GTCATAATTGATATGGAAAGATTCAAGCAAGATTTTCAAGAGCTTTTAGATGAGGCACAACTTCATCTGAT GCTCTCAAGAAATCTTCATGAAAAACTATTGCTGGCCGGAAGGAAGATTGTGGAGCATGGTTCTGGTCAAAGACACTGGAAGATGCAAGAAATCTCCAAGGCTGCTGCTGTGGCACGATCTACCCTTCACAAGAAAGTGCGGCAACTTCGTGCATACTTAGCAAAACCTTCTGAGCCCCCTACAGCCAATAAAAGAAAACTTTTGACAAGTGACCAATGTCCTACAGTTGATAATAGTGGAAATACCACAGCAAGTAGAAGTTTATCTGCAGTTGAAATTAGAACACAATCACCATCAG TAAGGACTGAGCTTCCTCAGGTTGGTGATACAGTGTATGTTTCATCCCTAGGAAGAAAAGCAACAGTTTTGAGAGTGGATCAATCTAAAGAAGAAATAGTAGTTCAAGCTGGCAACATGAAGTTGAAATTGAAATTAATGGATATTGGGActtga
- the LOC131169127 gene encoding uncharacterized protein LOC131169127 isoform X1, translating to MTCCAAFGNRITIYNPLPEIKLFRIRSSSSVRLNKYYGGYSFPKQIFCSNVFPPQNNYLELKKLGVHYDSLRILEWDKLCDLVSSFAGTSLGREASKLQLWSLNKSYKESLMLLQETNAAVEMHKHGACRLDFTGIDLLLVKSAIGHAWRGLPLGANEAMAVKAMLELADCLRLNLEAAIKEDADWYNRFMPLSQMIMELVINRSLVRMIQQVIDEDGSVKDSASPALRRSRDQVRILEKKLYQLLDSIIRKDMKEASFLEATNVDGRWCIKSGTNQLTSFKGLLLSSDSGTGSILEPLSAVPLNDELQRTRASVAKAETDVLLVLTEKMQKDLDDIEKVLKNVIQLDVINARATYSISFEGACPDLYLPEDIDGSFSAESSEKKASKAPYAFKREWLLYIPKAYHPLLLQQHRQNLQKAEKDAKNAAAVSAVEQVHPVPIDLFIAQKTRVLVITGPNTGGKTICLKTVGLTAMMGKSGLYVLSSESARLPWFDYILADIGDEQSLSQSLSTFSGHLKQISDIRSQSTNQSLVLLDEVGAGTNPLEGAALGMSLLESFADGGALLTIATTHHGELKSLKYSNGTFENACMEFDEVNLKPTYRILWGIPGRSNAINISEKLGLPGIVISNARELYGAASAEINEVIIDMERFKQDFQELLDEAQLHLMLSRNLHEKLLLAGRKIVEHGSGQRHWKMQEISKAAAVARSTLHKKVRQLRAYLAKPSEPPTANKRKLLTSDQCPTVDNSGNTTASRSLSAVEIRTQSPSVRTELPQVGDTVYVSSLGRKATVLRVDQSKEEIVVQAGNMKLKLKLMDIGT from the exons ATGACATGCTGTGCGGCGTTTGGAAACCGGATAACCATATACAATCCTCTCCCAGAGATTAAATTATTCAGGATTAGGAGTAGTAGCAGTGTTAGATTGAACAAGTATTATGGAGGTTACAGTTTCCCCAAGCAAATTTTCTGTTCCAACGTTTTCCCACCTCAAAACAACTATTTGGAGCTGAAGAAACTTGGGGTTCACTATGACAGTCTCAGAATCTTGGAATGGGATAAGCTCTGCGATTTGGTCTCCTCCTTCGCCGGCACTTCCTTGGGTCGTGAAGCCTCCAAG CTGCAATTATGGTCCTTGAATAAGAGCTATAAGGAAAGTTTGATGCTTTTGCAAGAAACAAATGCGGCTGTGGAAATGCACAAGCACGGTGCTTGCCGCTTGGACTTCACTGGCATCGATCTTCTTCTG GTGAAATCAGCTATTGGACATGCTTGGAGGGGTTTACCACTCGGTGCAAATGAAGCAATGGCTGTTAAAGCTATGTTAGAGCTTGCTGATTGTTTGCGGCTTAATCTTGAAGCTGCAATCAAGGAAGACGCTGATTGGTACAATCGCTTTATGCCTCTTTCCCAAATG ATAATGGAACTGGTTATAAATCGATCATTAGTTAGGATGATACAGCAAGTTATAGATGAAGATGGCTCTGTCAAAGACTCTGCt AGTCCTGCCCTGAGAAGATCACGTGATCAAGTACGGATACTTGAAAAAAAG TTATATCAGTTATTGGACAGCATAATTAGGAAGGATATGAAAGAAGCATCATTTCTG GAAGCAACTAATGTTGACGGCAGATGGTGTATAAAATCAGGGACTAATCAGCTGACAAGTTTCAAGGGCCTACTGTTGTCAAG TGATTCAGGCACAGGAAGCATTTTAGAACCACTCTCAGCTGTTCCTTTGAATGATGAGTTACAAAGAACAAGAGCATCAGTGGCAAAGGCAGAGACAGATGTGCTTTTGGTGTTGACAGAAAAG ATGCAAAAGGATCTTGATGACATTGAAAAAGTATTGAAAAACGTAATTCAACTAGATGTG ATCAATGCCCGAGCAACTTATAGTATTTCATTTGAAGGTGCATGCCCTGATTTATATCTGCCGGAAGACATTGATGGATCCTTCTCTGCTGAATCATCAGAGAAGAAAGCTTCAAAGGCACCATACGCCTTTAAGAGAGAGTGGCTATTGTATATACCCAAAGCTTATCATCCTTTATTACTTCAGCAGCATCGACAAAATTTGCAGAAGGCGGAGAAGGATGCCAAAAATGCTGCTGCT GTTTCTGCAGTGGAACAAGTTCATCCAGTTCCAATTGATCTTTTTATTGCCCAGAAAACGAGAGTCCTGGTTATAACCGGTCCTAATACAGGGGGAAAAACCATTTGCTTAAAGACTGTTGGATTGACTGCTATGATGGGCAAATCAG GTCTTTATGTTTTGTCTTCTGAATCTGCACGACTTCCTTGGTTTGATTACATTTTAGCTGATATTGGCGATGAGCAGTCGTTGTCCCAATCTTTATCTACATTCTCtggccatttgaaacaaataagt GACATTCGGTCTCAGTCAACAAATCAGTCACTGGTGCTACTGGATGAA GTTGGTGCAGGGACAAATCCGCTTGAAGGAGCTGCACTGGGGATGTCACTGCTGGAATCATTTGCTGACGGTGGTGCTTTATTGACAATAGCTACAACGCATCATGGTGAACTTAAATCCCTGAAATACAG TAATGGCACCTTTGAAAATGCTTGCATGGAGTTTGATGAAGTGAATCTAAAGCCAACTTACAGGATTCTTTGGGGAATACCAG GTCGTTCAAATGCCATCAACATATCTGAAAAGTTGGGACTGCCGGGCATAGTTATTAGTAATGCTCGAGAATTATATGGTGCTGCTAGTGCAGAGATTAATGAG GTCATAATTGATATGGAAAGATTCAAGCAAGATTTTCAAGAGCTTTTAGATGAGGCACAACTTCATCTGAT GCTCTCAAGAAATCTTCATGAAAAACTATTGCTGGCCGGAAGGAAGATTGTGGAGCATGGTTCTGGTCAAAGACACTGGAAGATGCAAGAAATCTCCAAGGCTGCTGCTGTGGCACGATCTACCCTTCACAAGAAAGTGCGGCAACTTCGTGCATACTTAGCAAAACCTTCTGAGCCCCCTACAGCCAATAAAAGAAAACTTTTGACAAGTGACCAATGTCCTACAGTTGATAATAGTGGAAATACCACAGCAAGTAGAAGTTTATCTGCAGTTGAAATTAGAACACAATCACCATCAG TAAGGACTGAGCTTCCTCAGGTTGGTGATACAGTGTATGTTTCATCCCTAGGAAGAAAAGCAACAGTTTTGAGAGTGGATCAATCTAAAGAAGAAATAGTAGTTCAAGCTGGCAACATGAAGTTGAAATTGAAATTAATGGATATTGGGActtga